A stretch of the Saprospiraceae bacterium genome encodes the following:
- a CDS encoding acetoacetate--CoA ligase: MVNPNKLLWSVSDEENASSNLQLYYNWLFKVHHLQFTNYSQLYTWSVNHPAAFWESLLTYFKIEYSGSYSQILSEDAMPETKWFDGINLNYAEHIFRNKNFQNPALIAHDEIRPTYEMSWSTLGEQTASLQGIFKSYGMQIGDRICAYAGNVPETSVAMLACVASGYVWSSCSPDFGVNSVLDRFAQIEPSVLVAVDGYTYNGKYFDRRDEVAQLVSQIKSIKLIIWIPCGNYSNAPIASCDNIYWNELIFDQDREPQFERVPFNHPIWILYSSGTTGLPKAIVHCQGGMLLEHLKYITFHNDVKKGERFFWYTTTGWMMWNFVHASLLVGATAVLYEGSPVYPEISSLWKHSKEIQINHFGTSAPFIINCMKNDLNILRDYPQAHLRSIGSTGSPLPPEAFEYVYKNIKSDVWLCSMSGGTDVCTAFMGSCIERPVYSGELQCRALGAAIESWNDLGQPVFREMGELVLTKPMPCMPVAFWNDPDKAKYKASYFDYFPGVWRHGDWIEITIHDGVIIYGRSDATLNRQGVRIGTAEIYNVLNNIKEISDSLIVNLELEGGNHLMPLFISLNSGYEISDRLIKEIRTELKDKCSPRHLPDKIIQVPEIPYTISGKKMESPVKKVLLNYELSKAYNSGAMRNPEAMLFFINNRDAILKTNK; this comes from the coding sequence ATGGTAAATCCTAATAAGTTGTTGTGGTCAGTGTCAGATGAGGAAAATGCATCAAGTAACCTGCAACTGTATTACAACTGGTTATTTAAAGTGCATCATTTGCAATTTACGAATTACAGTCAGTTGTATACCTGGTCTGTGAATCATCCAGCAGCATTTTGGGAAAGTTTATTAACATACTTCAAAATCGAATATTCAGGTAGTTACTCGCAAATTCTGTCAGAGGATGCAATGCCTGAAACAAAATGGTTTGATGGAATTAATTTAAATTATGCGGAACATATTTTTAGAAATAAAAATTTTCAAAATCCTGCTTTAATTGCGCATGATGAAATCAGACCTACTTACGAGATGAGTTGGTCCACATTAGGTGAGCAAACTGCAAGTTTGCAAGGGATTTTCAAGTCTTATGGAATGCAAATTGGGGATCGCATCTGCGCTTATGCAGGCAATGTGCCAGAAACCTCTGTGGCGATGTTAGCCTGCGTTGCATCAGGATATGTTTGGAGTTCATGTTCACCGGATTTTGGCGTTAATTCTGTTTTGGATCGATTTGCTCAAATTGAACCATCTGTGCTTGTTGCGGTGGATGGGTACACATACAATGGCAAATACTTTGATCGGCGTGATGAAGTGGCTCAATTGGTTAGTCAAATAAAAAGTATCAAATTAATTATTTGGATTCCTTGTGGGAATTATTCAAATGCGCCAATTGCAAGTTGTGATAATATCTATTGGAATGAATTAATTTTTGATCAAGACAGGGAACCACAATTTGAAAGGGTCCCATTTAATCATCCGATTTGGATTTTGTATTCTTCAGGAACAACCGGTTTACCCAAAGCCATTGTGCATTGTCAGGGTGGGATGCTGTTAGAGCATTTAAAATATATTACATTTCACAATGATGTAAAAAAAGGGGAGCGTTTTTTCTGGTACACTACAACCGGATGGATGATGTGGAATTTTGTCCATGCTTCTTTGTTAGTCGGTGCAACGGCCGTGTTATATGAAGGGAGTCCTGTTTATCCGGAAATTTCTTCTTTATGGAAGCATTCCAAGGAAATTCAGATCAATCATTTTGGAACCAGTGCTCCTTTCATAATAAACTGCATGAAAAATGATTTGAATATTCTTAGGGATTATCCCCAGGCACATTTGCGAAGTATAGGATCAACGGGATCTCCACTTCCACCAGAAGCATTTGAATATGTTTATAAAAATATTAAATCGGATGTTTGGTTGTGTTCTATGAGTGGGGGTACTGATGTTTGTACTGCATTTATGGGAAGCTGCATTGAGCGTCCAGTTTATTCAGGTGAATTGCAGTGCAGAGCATTAGGTGCTGCGATAGAGTCGTGGAATGATCTCGGTCAACCCGTATTCCGGGAAATGGGCGAATTGGTATTAACTAAGCCAATGCCATGCATGCCTGTGGCATTTTGGAATGATCCGGATAAAGCTAAATATAAAGCCAGCTATTTTGATTATTTTCCTGGAGTATGGCGGCATGGTGATTGGATTGAAATCACAATTCACGATGGAGTTATAATTTATGGTCGTTCAGATGCAACGCTTAACCGGCAGGGAGTTCGAATCGGAACTGCAGAAATTTATAATGTATTAAATAATATTAAAGAAATTTCAGATAGCTTAATCGTAAATCTCGAATTGGAAGGAGGAAATCACTTGATGCCTTTATTTATTTCATTAAATTCAGGGTATGAAATTTCTGATAGATTGATCAAGGAAATCAGGACTGAATTAAAAGACAAATGCAGTCCAAGGCATTTACCAGATAAAATTATCCAGGTTCCCGAAATACCTTATACTATTAGTGGTAAAAAAATGGAAAGTCCCGTAAAAAAAGTCTTGTTAAATTATGAATTAAGTAAAGCATACAATTCAGGAGCGATGCGAAATCCAGAAGCCATGTTATTTTTTATTAATAACAGAGATGCTATCTTAAAAACAAATAAATAA
- a CDS encoding YigZ family protein, whose amino-acid sequence MKINSYLTIKIPNSYELTSKGSKFIAYSFQVRDKQQIELKIEEIKNLHPKARHWCYAWKIGVKEFHSKSFDDGEPAGSAGKPILNQIESFQLTQCLVVVVRYFGGTLLGVPGLIKAYKESCWNCLNQAEKTEILILNKFNYSGPFEKIQSILSILKELEVRVCSFKFGDPSFIEFELPIKDESIWFAKINSRLEKKRINPDENNYQIKDCILINNELIL is encoded by the coding sequence CTGAAAATCAACTCTTATTTAACCATTAAAATACCTAATTCCTATGAACTAACTTCAAAAGGAAGTAAATTCATTGCCTATTCCTTTCAGGTGCGGGACAAACAACAAATCGAATTAAAAATTGAAGAAATCAAGAATTTACATCCAAAAGCCCGCCATTGGTGCTATGCATGGAAAATTGGAGTTAAGGAATTTCATTCTAAGTCATTTGATGATGGAGAACCAGCTGGATCTGCAGGCAAACCGATCTTAAATCAGATTGAATCATTTCAACTTACTCAATGCCTGGTAGTGGTTGTGCGTTATTTTGGTGGCACTTTATTGGGAGTCCCCGGACTTATTAAAGCATATAAAGAATCATGTTGGAATTGTTTAAATCAAGCTGAAAAAACAGAAATCCTAATACTGAATAAATTTAATTATTCAGGTCCTTTTGAAAAAATACAATCCATCCTAAGCATATTAAAAGAACTTGAAGTACGCGTTTGTTCATTTAAATTTGGTGATCCCTCATTTATAGAATTTGAATTACCAATTAAAGATGAATCTATCTGGTTCGCCAAAATCAACTCACGACTTGAAAAGAAACGTATCAATCCAGATGAAAATAACTATCAAATCAAGGATTGCATCTTAATTAACAATGAACTCATTCTATGA
- a CDS encoding dephospho-CoA kinase — translation MKVIGLTGGIGSGKTTVAKIFEMLDVPIYNSDLRARWIMENNLEIIQQIKNHFGPLAYDSKHNLNRAFIAKNVFNNPEETQWINDLIHPAVGLDFASWSTNQHAPFIIKESALLIEVLNHQAVDKIILVVSNEQLRIDRLKKRDQLTLEEIQKRMKAQLNDEQRSPYADYTIYNLGIQSIIRQTLNIYLNLKELFS, via the coding sequence ATGAAGGTAATAGGATTAACCGGAGGTATTGGAAGTGGCAAAACAACAGTAGCCAAAATTTTCGAAATGCTTGATGTACCTATATATAATTCAGACCTTCGAGCACGTTGGATTATGGAAAACAATCTTGAAATTATCCAACAAATTAAAAATCACTTTGGTCCTTTAGCATATGATTCTAAACACAACTTAAATCGAGCTTTTATAGCTAAAAATGTTTTCAATAACCCTGAAGAAACTCAATGGATAAACGATCTTATTCACCCTGCTGTTGGTTTAGACTTTGCGAGTTGGAGTACCAATCAACATGCTCCTTTTATCATAAAAGAATCTGCTTTATTAATTGAAGTATTAAATCACCAGGCAGTAGATAAAATAATATTAGTTGTTTCAAATGAACAACTTCGAATTGATCGTTTGAAAAAAAGAGATCAATTGACTCTGGAAGAAATTCAAAAACGCATGAAAGCCCAATTAAATGATGAACAGCGAAGTCCTTATGCAGATTATACGATCTACAATCTTGGCATCCAAAGCATCATTCGACAGACGCTGAACATTTATTTGAATTTAAAGGAATTATTCAGTTAA
- the rocD gene encoding ornithine--oxo-acid transaminase, translated as MQITREKVSPEKFIALEDQYGAHNYHPLPVVLERGEGVYVWDVEGKQYFDFLSAYSAVNQGHCHPAIINALIIQAQKLTLTSRAFYNDQLGLYEKYMCKLFGYDKVLPMNTGVEAVETAVKLCRKWAYSKKGIPENMANILVFEGNFHGRTMTAVSASTDPSSFTNFGPFLPGIIKLPYNDLDALKKCISTTSNIAGLIIEPIQGEAGVIVPDDNYLKQVFELCCAHSILFIADEVQTGIARTGRMLACDHLDIKPDILILGKALSGGTLPVSAVLTSDDIMLCIKPGEHGSTFGGNPLACAVAIAALEVIKDEHLIKNAEDRGQQLREQLRLIQKKHPIIETIRGKGLLNAIVIKSPEESDLAWNICLQMATNGLLAKPTHGNIIRLAPPLCITTEQIDECSYIIEKSLTDLGI; from the coding sequence ATGCAAATAACCCGGGAAAAGGTTTCACCAGAGAAATTTATTGCACTTGAAGATCAATATGGTGCCCATAACTATCACCCTTTACCGGTAGTACTTGAACGTGGAGAAGGTGTTTATGTGTGGGATGTTGAAGGAAAGCAGTATTTTGATTTCTTATCTGCCTATTCTGCTGTAAACCAAGGTCATTGTCATCCTGCAATTATAAATGCACTCATCATTCAAGCACAAAAACTTACACTGACGTCAAGAGCTTTTTACAATGATCAGTTGGGGCTTTATGAAAAATATATGTGTAAACTTTTTGGATACGACAAAGTACTCCCAATGAACACCGGGGTGGAAGCTGTCGAAACCGCAGTGAAACTTTGCAGAAAATGGGCCTATTCAAAGAAAGGCATCCCTGAAAACATGGCTAATATCCTTGTTTTTGAAGGCAATTTTCACGGCCGTACCATGACCGCTGTTTCTGCATCTACTGACCCATCAAGCTTTACCAATTTTGGTCCTTTTTTACCTGGAATTATTAAGTTACCCTACAATGATCTTGATGCTTTAAAAAAATGTATTTCCACCACATCAAATATAGCGGGTTTGATAATCGAACCGATTCAAGGGGAAGCGGGAGTAATTGTACCGGATGACAACTACTTAAAGCAAGTATTTGAATTGTGTTGTGCACATTCTATTTTATTTATTGCTGATGAAGTTCAAACCGGCATTGCACGTACCGGAAGAATGCTGGCATGTGACCATCTGGATATTAAACCCGATATCTTAATTTTAGGGAAAGCATTGTCTGGTGGCACACTGCCCGTTTCTGCAGTTTTAACATCCGACGACATCATGCTGTGTATAAAACCAGGAGAGCATGGTTCAACTTTTGGCGGAAATCCATTGGCCTGCGCAGTTGCCATCGCAGCACTGGAAGTTATTAAGGATGAGCATTTAATTAAAAATGCTGAAGACAGAGGGCAGCAATTACGTGAACAGCTCAGACTAATTCAAAAGAAACACCCCATTATAGAAACAATTCGAGGAAAGGGATTATTGAATGCGATTGTAATTAAAAGCCCGGAGGAATCTGATTTAGCCTGGAACATCTGTTTACAAATGGCTACCAATGGATTATTGGCAAAACCAACTCACGGTAATATTATTCGATTGGCTCCCCCACTCTGTATCACCACAGAACAAATTGATGAATGCAGTTATATTATCGAAAAATCTTTAACAGATTTGGGAATTTGA
- a CDS encoding DoxX family protein: protein MTLFSLFIYVGIAAMLLTFLIARAYKKSISIPDSFLQNFAGCLFIFSGFVKAVDPLGTAYKMEQYFTAFEDTCKGSFLKFLAPVFPWFSQHAISFSVFMIVLEIVLGIMLIIGYQKRLGSWLFFAIMVFFTVLTGFTYLTGYVPTDANFFEFSKWTEYNKNQMRVTDCGCFGDFIKLEPKISFFKDLILMIPALWFIFRWKHCHEIFSPVIRTGITFVSTLALCLFCFSNFVWNEPIIDFRPFKNGVNIKTTLAAEQKAMADVEILAYKIRNKIDKHELEVPAKDFLDSFKNNPNFKASWETLDQIKSEPKIPRTKISDFEILYLDGNPATESFLDETKYNLVIISPKVKYTSVSIKEERLDSIFRMDTILIKMKKKDSIRIERVFAGTEAKTIKRNKYEWNEDYLKILKTSILPLLDSVKDLAMSSAIFGALTEEGIADLKQAAGIDFPCYEADDLLLKTIMRSNPGLLLIQNGQIIQKWHYKQLPDPTELKNKYLNGHGTKIY, encoded by the coding sequence ATGACACTTTTCAGTTTATTTATTTATGTAGGAATTGCAGCTATGCTGTTAACTTTTTTAATTGCAAGGGCTTATAAAAAGTCTATAAGCATTCCTGACAGCTTTTTGCAAAATTTTGCAGGTTGCCTTTTTATATTTTCTGGCTTTGTAAAGGCAGTGGATCCTTTGGGAACCGCTTATAAGATGGAGCAATATTTTACTGCTTTTGAAGATACCTGTAAAGGATCTTTCCTTAAATTTTTAGCGCCTGTTTTTCCATGGTTTTCACAGCATGCGATCAGTTTTTCGGTATTTATGATAGTTCTGGAAATTGTTTTAGGCATTATGCTTATCATAGGTTATCAGAAACGTCTTGGTTCCTGGCTGTTCTTTGCCATCATGGTGTTTTTCACTGTTTTAACGGGATTTACTTATTTGACGGGCTATGTTCCAACAGATGCTAACTTTTTTGAATTTTCAAAATGGACAGAATACAATAAAAACCAAATGCGCGTAACAGATTGTGGCTGTTTTGGTGATTTTATTAAACTGGAACCGAAAATATCATTTTTTAAAGACCTCATTTTAATGATTCCAGCGCTTTGGTTTATTTTTAGATGGAAGCATTGTCATGAAATCTTCAGCCCGGTAATCAGAACAGGGATTACTTTCGTAAGCACCCTGGCGTTGTGTTTATTTTGCTTTAGTAATTTTGTTTGGAATGAACCAATAATAGATTTTAGACCCTTTAAAAATGGCGTTAATATCAAAACAACGCTTGCAGCTGAGCAGAAAGCAATGGCAGATGTTGAAATACTCGCTTATAAAATCAGAAATAAAATTGATAAACATGAACTGGAAGTTCCGGCAAAGGACTTTTTAGATTCATTTAAAAATAATCCAAACTTTAAAGCAAGTTGGGAAACCTTGGATCAGATTAAGTCAGAGCCAAAAATCCCAAGAACTAAAATTTCTGATTTTGAAATTTTGTATTTAGATGGAAATCCTGCAACGGAATCATTCCTTGATGAAACAAAATATAATTTGGTTATTATAAGCCCAAAAGTTAAATACACCAGTGTCTCAATCAAAGAAGAACGGTTGGATTCAATATTCAGAATGGATACCATTTTGATTAAAATGAAGAAAAAGGATTCCATCAGAATAGAACGTGTTTTTGCCGGAACTGAAGCAAAGACGATTAAACGCAACAAATATGAGTGGAATGAAGACTATTTAAAAATTCTTAAAACCTCCATATTGCCATTGCTGGATAGTGTGAAAGACCTGGCGATGTCATCAGCCATATTCGGAGCATTGACTGAAGAAGGAATTGCTGATTTGAAACAGGCTGCCGGGATTGATTTTCCATGTTATGAAGCAGATGACCTCTTGTTAAAAACCATCATGAGGTCCAATCCGGGTTTATTGCTGATTCAAAATGGTCAGATTATCCAAAAATGGCATTATAAACAACTACCAGACCCAACAGAATTAAAGAATAAATATTTAAATGGACATGGTACTAAGATTTATTAA
- a CDS encoding T9SS type A sorting domain-containing protein — MRILGLCLFMLSFISGNAQTMQIKFCGKTSAVVPATDGSGQDQRNKGGLRLDFIRIGKLTQSRTSPFYTLGLASGVSFKNATWVDGCANNTNQTYCSGCTTCKPILNTSNGSVGVSEGKMVENVRLRSSNNDLYFESTGSQNVVCFVTDPIDVSSVAGKKIEVNVGYEGTAKDGFTTVNVNFNYRYNNEAWANLLNQNSNFLRVIDTALLININVPTAVVSLDETVDFKISPNPVNHKLFIELNSLKSFDAVLSIRDIQGKIVMQKDYAVSEGINRIDWNIEQINPAIYLFQIADKEGRISTSKFIKE, encoded by the coding sequence ATGAGAATCTTAGGATTGTGTCTTTTTATGTTAAGTTTTATCTCTGGAAATGCTCAAACGATGCAGATCAAATTTTGTGGCAAAACCAGTGCTGTTGTACCTGCAACAGATGGAAGTGGTCAGGATCAAAGAAATAAAGGTGGTTTGAGATTGGATTTTATCCGCATCGGAAAATTAACTCAATCCAGAACCAGCCCATTTTACACCTTGGGTTTGGCTTCCGGCGTATCCTTTAAAAATGCTACCTGGGTTGATGGATGTGCAAACAATACCAACCAGACCTATTGTTCAGGCTGTACCACCTGTAAACCGATCCTTAATACCAGCAATGGCAGCGTTGGGGTTTCAGAAGGTAAAATGGTAGAAAATGTTAGACTCCGTTCTTCTAATAATGATTTATATTTTGAAAGCACTGGCAGCCAAAATGTGGTGTGTTTTGTCACAGACCCGATTGATGTATCCAGTGTTGCGGGAAAGAAAATTGAAGTAAATGTTGGTTATGAAGGGACTGCCAAAGATGGCTTTACAACAGTAAATGTCAATTTTAATTATCGTTACAATAACGAAGCCTGGGCCAATTTATTAAACCAAAACAGCAATTTCCTTAGGGTCATTGATACGGCATTGTTGATTAATATTAACGTACCTACTGCTGTTGTAAGCTTGGACGAAACGGTTGATTTTAAAATTTCTCCAAACCCGGTTAATCATAAACTGTTTATTGAATTAAATAGCCTTAAATCTTTTGATGCAGTATTATCAATTCGGGATATTCAAGGAAAAATAGTTATGCAAAAGGACTATGCTGTATCAGAGGGTATTAATCGTATAGATTGGAATATTGAGCAAATAAATCCTGCGATTTATTTATTTCAAATTGCTGACAAAGAAGGTCGAATAAGTACTTCTAAATTTATCAAGGAATAA
- the guaA gene encoding glutamine-hydrolyzing GMP synthase: protein MDKVIILDFGSQVTQLIARRVRELEIYCEIIPFHKPVPEDEKIAAVILSGSPSSVRETNHPTVDFTDLFNKYPVLGICYGAQLMASTLGGAVQVSDKREYGRANLKQLLSDPIWDDVEPESQVWMSHSDTITSIPPDFQIIGSTDSIPVAAIKASKSKFPVYAFQFHPEVMHTLFGKVMLGNFLKKICGIQSNWTTKSYIDETIQQIRESVQDEHVLLALSGGVDSSVAALIMKKAIGNRLHCFFIDNGLLRFNEFDQVLHTYKDLGLDVKGIDARKLFYDALKGEADPERKRKIIGKIFIDVFQQAASNFPEVKWLCQGTIYPDIIESVSVYGPSVTIKSHHNVGGLPDTLHLKIIEPLKLLFKDEVREVGKALELPPDILNRHPFPGPGLGIRIIGDVTEEKVLLLQQADHIYINNLKDHGYYDKIWQAGAVLLPIHTVGVMGDERTYERVIALRAVNSTDGMTAEFSEIPHALLAKISSEIINQVKGINRVVYDISSKPPATIEWE, encoded by the coding sequence ATGGATAAAGTTATTATTTTAGATTTTGGGTCACAGGTTACACAACTTATTGCCCGACGTGTGCGTGAACTTGAAATTTATTGTGAGATCATTCCATTTCATAAACCGGTGCCCGAAGATGAAAAAATAGCTGCAGTTATCTTATCAGGCAGTCCAAGCTCAGTAAGAGAAACAAACCATCCCACAGTTGATTTTACAGATTTGTTTAATAAGTATCCTGTTTTGGGCATTTGTTATGGGGCTCAATTAATGGCTTCAACTCTTGGAGGTGCCGTTCAGGTTTCTGACAAAAGAGAATACGGACGTGCTAATTTGAAACAATTACTTTCAGATCCAATTTGGGATGATGTAGAGCCTGAATCTCAGGTTTGGATGTCACATAGCGATACAATTACCAGCATTCCTCCTGATTTTCAAATTATTGGTTCTACAGATAGCATTCCTGTTGCAGCAATAAAAGCAAGCAAGTCAAAATTTCCGGTATACGCGTTTCAGTTTCATCCTGAGGTAATGCATACTTTATTCGGGAAAGTCATGCTTGGTAATTTTCTTAAAAAAATATGCGGAATCCAGTCCAACTGGACCACAAAATCATATATAGACGAAACAATTCAACAGATACGTGAATCTGTTCAAGACGAACATGTCCTTTTGGCACTTTCCGGTGGGGTAGATTCATCTGTAGCGGCCTTGATAATGAAAAAAGCGATTGGCAATCGCTTACATTGTTTTTTTATAGACAATGGCTTGTTGCGTTTTAATGAATTTGATCAGGTATTGCATACCTATAAAGATTTGGGTCTCGATGTTAAAGGGATTGATGCCCGTAAATTATTTTACGATGCTTTAAAAGGAGAAGCGGACCCAGAAAGAAAGCGAAAAATCATTGGAAAAATATTTATTGATGTATTTCAACAAGCTGCATCAAATTTTCCTGAAGTCAAATGGTTATGTCAGGGCACAATTTATCCTGATATTATAGAGTCAGTTTCGGTTTATGGTCCTTCGGTTACAATAAAATCACACCATAACGTTGGAGGATTGCCCGATACCTTGCATCTAAAAATTATTGAACCGTTAAAACTACTTTTTAAGGATGAAGTCAGGGAAGTCGGCAAAGCATTGGAATTGCCTCCAGATATTTTAAATCGTCACCCTTTTCCTGGACCTGGATTGGGAATACGTATCATAGGTGATGTTACAGAAGAGAAAGTCTTATTGCTCCAACAAGCCGATCATATTTATATTAATAATCTTAAAGATCACGGGTATTATGACAAAATATGGCAGGCAGGAGCCGTGCTCCTACCAATACATACCGTAGGGGTTATGGGGGATGAGCGAACATATGAACGAGTCATCGCATTACGAGCTGTTAATTCAACAGATGGGATGACCGCTGAGTTTTCTGAAATTCCACATGCGCTACTTGCCAAAATATCCAGTGAAATTATTAATCAAGTCAAAGGTATAAACCGGGTTGTTTATGATATTAGTTCGAAGCCTCCTGCAACGAT
- the nusB gene encoding transcription antitermination factor NusB, whose protein sequence is MQQLYSLAQDRDLNFRDAVNAYYSTIQDSFRLYLLNLYCIIKVCSFAAEDSKNRIAKHIKTDEDKLFTDKIFSNPLITSLVNNKVLQAKFKEEKCGEGLDEDLFRKIYKEFCKEEAYQKYLSSESTNEDHVEILLELYRFCRKNEVFNEIMDDRFCGWTDDKSLVIGALKKTLKILPKTGPIFEEHIPDDDTVEVFGKFLLENTHKQDQELEALINPVLENWDSERVALIDMILIKMGVVEMTNFKTIPAKVTLNEYVELSKTYSTDKSKEFVNGVLDKLLKQLDSEGKIVKEGRGLNL, encoded by the coding sequence ATGCAACAACTGTATAGTCTGGCCCAGGATCGAGATCTCAACTTCAGGGATGCTGTAAATGCATATTATTCTACAATACAGGATTCTTTTCGTCTGTATTTATTGAACTTATATTGTATTATTAAAGTTTGCTCTTTTGCCGCAGAAGATTCAAAAAATCGTATTGCCAAACATATTAAAACGGATGAGGATAAACTTTTTACAGATAAAATATTTTCTAACCCATTGATAACTAGCCTTGTAAACAATAAAGTATTGCAGGCAAAATTTAAGGAAGAAAAATGTGGAGAAGGTTTAGATGAAGATTTGTTTAGAAAAATTTATAAGGAATTTTGCAAGGAGGAGGCTTATCAAAAATACCTGAGCAGTGAATCTACTAATGAAGATCATGTTGAAATATTACTTGAGCTTTATCGGTTTTGCAGAAAAAATGAGGTTTTTAATGAAATCATGGACGACCGTTTTTGTGGTTGGACAGATGATAAGTCATTAGTTATTGGGGCTCTTAAAAAGACTTTGAAAATATTGCCTAAAACAGGTCCTATTTTTGAAGAACATATCCCGGACGATGATACGGTAGAAGTTTTTGGAAAATTCTTACTGGAAAATACGCACAAACAAGATCAGGAACTTGAGGCATTGATAAATCCGGTTTTAGAGAACTGGGATTCTGAACGCGTTGCTTTAATCGATATGATTCTTATAAAAATGGGTGTCGTAGAGATGACCAATTTTAAAACAATCCCGGCAAAAGTTACACTTAATGAATATGTGGAACTTTCAAAAACGTATAGTACAGACAAGTCTAAGGAGTTTGTAAATGGGGTGTTGGACAAATTATTGAAGCAATTGGATTCCGAAGGGAAGATTGTCAAGGAAGGCAGAGGTTTGAATTTATAA